From Rutidosis leptorrhynchoides isolate AG116_Rl617_1_P2 chromosome 3, CSIRO_AGI_Rlap_v1, whole genome shotgun sequence, a single genomic window includes:
- the LOC139901007 gene encoding secreted RxLR effector protein 161-like, producing the protein MYAMLCTRPDVSYALSMTSRYQQNPGESHWMAVKNILKYLRRTKDMFLIYGGVEEDLTVKCYTDACFQTDRDDSRSQSGYVFILNGGAITWKSSKQKVVAQFTTEAEYIAASEAAQEAAWMKKFIADLRVMPRIEDPIIMVLLLKQKNLDCITAPNISLGDSTIYDT; encoded by the coding sequence ATGTATGCTATGTTATGCACAAGACCAGACGTATCGTACGCTTTGAGCATGACGAGTAGATACCAACAAAATCCAGGTGAAAGCCACTGGATGGCTGTCAAGAACATCCTAAAGTACTTGAGaaggactaaagatatgttcttgatttatGGTGGTGTGGAAGAAGATCTTACTGTAAAGTGCTACACAGATGCTTGCTTCCAAACTGATAGAGATGATTCACGATCACAATCTGGATATGTCTTTATCTTGAATGGAGGAGCTATAACTTGGAAAAGTTCTAAGCAAAAAGTAGTTGCACAATTTACTAcagaagctgaatacattgctgcatcGGAGGCAGCACAAGAGGCTGCGTGGATGAAAAAGTTCATTGCTGATTTAAGGGTGATGCCAAGGATAGAAGACCCCATAATAATGGTGCTATTGCTCAAGCAAAAGAACCTAGATTGCATCACAGCACCAAACATATCCTTAGGAGATTCCACTATATACGACACATAG